One Anastrepha obliqua isolate idAnaObli1 chromosome 6, idAnaObli1_1.0, whole genome shotgun sequence DNA window includes the following coding sequences:
- the LOC129250000 gene encoding uncharacterized protein LOC129250000 — protein sequence MPRKIYSDNATNFVGADRKLRELRDAFEAQQPEVQKYATDEGFTFAFIPPRAPHFGGLWEAAVKSAKHLLVRAIGNALLTAEELQTLLVEVEAVLNSRPLVPLSQDPNDGEALTPAHLLVGCPLRALPPAQVSMDPMRCCDRWQLVCCLKQQFWRLWSRNYLLGLQQRNKWLHPKRNLELNDLVLVQEDNTPPQQWVLGRVAATVTGQDGKVRVADVATKAGVIKRPVHKLAVLPLDVEGP from the coding sequence ATGCCGCGGAAAATATACAGCGACAACGCCACCAACTTCGTCGGCGCCGATCGCAAGCTTCGCGAGCTGAGGGATGCTTTCGAGGCCCAACAACCGGAAGTACAGAAGTACGCAACGGACGAAGGATTCACCTTCGCCTTTATACCACCCAGGGCACCGCACTTCGGCGGGTTATGGGAGGCGGCAGTGAAGTCCGCCAAACACCTTCTCGTGCGCGCAATCGGCAACGCGCTGCTCACCGCCGAAGAACTACAGACGCTGCTCGTCGAGGTCGAGGCCGTACTCAACTCGCGACCCCTGGTACCACTGAGTCAGGACCCGAACGATGGAGAGGCCCTAACACCAGCGCACCTACTAGTTGGGTGCCCCCTTCGAGCGCTGCCACCAGCCCAAGTATCGATGGACCCAATGCGTTGCTGCGACAGATGGCAACTTGTCTGTTGTCTCAAGCAACAGTTTTGGCGACTGTGGTCCAGGAACTACCTGTTGGGTCTTCAACAGAGGAACAAGTGGTTGCATCCGAAGCGCAACCTCGAGCTGAACGACCTCGTCCTGGTTCAGGAAGACAACACACCACCGCAGCAATGGGTGCTCGGCCGCGTCGCCGCAACCGTAACAGGGCAAGACGGCAAAGTCCGCGTAGCAGACGTGGCAACCAAAGCGGGCGTAATTAAACGCCCCGTTCACAAGCTCGCCGTACTGCCATTAGACGTTGAAGGACCATGA